The DNA segment AcctaaaatggttataaaaacATCTTTTTTACCCAATTAGCGGCCAactattttgaaaacataatgTAGTATATCGTTGGCAGATAACCATGCCTTCTAAACGCATCATTATGTAAGTCTACATGTATGGAAGAACGTGGATCTGGAAAACTCATTATGTTCAAAGGATCTCAATATCTCTAGCACTGAGATAATTCACTCTCTCAAATGCATTCCAATTATCAACCAGAAAATATCTGGGTTCAccaaaaatgaaatatgttatCATTCAAGgtatgatcaaattataatataaaaataattacaaagcTCATCATAGAATCTGGTTttgtaaagttaaatttaaaattcattttctaatttaaagaTATGATCAAATTATAGTAGATATAAGTAAGTGAAAACCTccacaaacaaattttataagattaagttaaacttaaaatttactttataagAATTTTGCTTGAATAATTgtatgaatcaagaattattttatctacttaattatattaatttgctGTCCTAGAAATAAGCCAGGTAAATCTGAACTGATCTGTTCTTTTCAATCTAATATAATatcctaaaataattaataacaacgAACAAAGACATCAAACCACTTTTTCCTAACATGGTAGCAGACGAATTCCAATCCAGTATTGTTCTTCTGAGTTGTTCATTCTTACTTCCATGTTTTCATGGTCAAGCTCATGATTTCTAGTCATGACCTGTTCTCGATTTGTGTTCTTGTTCTTCTGGTATGTTCATTCTCCCTTCCACATTTTCATGGTCTAGCTCATGGTTTCTAGAGATGACCTGTTCATGATTCGTGCACTTGCAACCTATTATACACCCATGCCTCCCTTGTTCATGTTTTGTGGTTTCAGTTCACTTTACAATATTTGTTTGTGCTTGTGATTCTTGTTCTTGCCTGTGTTCATGTTCATGCTTTCGATTTCTATTCTTGTTTGCAGTCCCTTCATGCTTGTGATTTTTGTTCACACTTACATTCACTACACTTGTTCGCTGTGGCAGTTTTTTCGTGCCCATAATTTTTGTTCTCGCTCATGGTTCTTCAACCTTGTTTGCTTCATTTTTgcattgcattttcatggtTCTGTTTTATTGGGATAGTGCTACTCGACCATCCTGACAACTTCAAATAAAGACAATTTTTGTATGCAACTGACAGCAAGAGTTATACAACTCGGAAATATCAATTCAAGATGTATGTCAAAGGGAAAAGACTCTTGGGTCACCTAGATGGGCCCTCTAATGCACCGACTACAAAGTAGCCATAGATGCATAAGATGctcatatttctttcttttccagcACTATTGCTTCCAACTTATTGTTTGTTGGTCAATTAGTAGACAACAAATGTAATGTCAACTTTTCTCATGCTATCTTGTGTTGGAGTTGTTATTGAGGAAAATGGTCATGAAGGGGGTCTAAAGTGGGAAGATTGTTTCCTCTCCAGTTTATTTTCCATCACTTCTCTTTTgcttataaataatgttttcaatAGCGATGAGGATTGACATAGAAAATTGGATCATCCTAGCTCTATTATTTTATCTCActcatttaaatttagtttgttGGGATATAAAGTTATTGGTATTGGTGCATTTGTCTTGTTCTGCTTGCAAATTGGCTAAAAGTAAACTACTTTATTTTCCATAGCATCGTGATTCCTATTGTTTTGAAATGATTCATAGTGATGTTTGGGGTATGTCTCTTTTCATGCTCACTATAAATGTTTTGTTACATTTATCAGTGATTATAGCTGTTTACTTAGATATATTCTCTTGGATCTAAATTTGAAGTGTTTTCAATAACAAAGgcattaaaacatttttcttgaCGAGTAGTATATTGGACCTTAACGTCCCACATAGAAGGGCTTAGAGCATGGTTTCAAATAGAAACAAAATGCTTCATCTAAAAAAGTGGAAGAAGGTAATGTTGGAAAAGTGTGAGTTCAAGttccacattggatagaaacgAGAAAGTAAAAcactatataaaggtgaaagacccattaaACCACTTAAAGTTTTGGATAGGAAACATAATAAGAACATGAAGTACACAGTTTACCGGAAGGGTAGAAACTTATGGCGTCCAGATCCACTAAATCGTCGAGGACCTTCAGGATGCTCTTCAGCATGATCCATGTGGTTGAAGCATCTAGCTAGATATGCACCCTGTTGGGCAGCAACCTGGATATAGCAACACCTTAAAAAATGTACAAGATGTCTGGCAGCACAAGGTATCAGCACAAGTAAGAGTTACTGGTGAAATATATACCTGTGCAGTTGCTGGCAGACTCTTCACCTGTGAATCTGCATGACAAAGGGCCAGCTTAAATGCTTCTATGCCTATTTCCTTGCTTTCATTCCCTTGCAAATCTTTCCATAGTGTGCTAAAATCACGCAGATGTTTTTGCTTTAGATAGTGCTCAACTTGCGGATATCTTAAGACAATGTCATCCATCACCTCCTGGAATTCTTCAATAGTTAAGGTGCCTGACTTATCTTTGTCTGCAGCCTCAAATACGGCTGTGATATCATCCTAGAAACCAAGGTAACAAGTTAATTATCACATAGATCAATTCAATCGTGATTTACATAACATGCATTTCGTTCCTGAATAGAAGTACATGTAACAAGTTTGTTCGATTTATCAGAAATAATCAAATGAAAGGGACAATGAGTTtaatttcatcatcaaaactcaatcAAGTTGTTCACATCTTTATTCATTCAGAGAGGATACAGCACAGTGCtgtattaaaataagtttagaaGTTTAAAAAAGACTTCTTAAAGTCTGAAGAGATACCATGATTTTACGTTGAGTTATGCTAGAACAATCACCAAGGGCATACACCTCTTCACATCCCTTCACACGCAACCATTCATTAGTTGCTAGTACATGCCTTTCAGCCTGCACATGGTGAAATTCTCGCTTATACAGATATGATTATCCATACAATAGTCAATTGTGATTTTAAGCCAGAAAGGCATTATATATGATGGATCTGATGTAACATACTAAAAAAGCTGGAGCACCTTCCTCACTATGTGCACAAGCACATACACAAGaagtgagaagaagaaagactGAGGCAAATAGCATTCAGAATATGCATGGAATGAATGAGCACCTGACCAATTTCTTTCATAAAGTCCCTTATAACTGGAAGAGTTGAAATGCCAGTTGACCACACAACCAATCCATGGGGCACTGAGCAAACCTCTCCAGTTGATTTTTCCTTCATTGTAATAACCTTGTCGTCAACACCGATGACCCGGCATCCTGTTTGAACTTCTATCCCATCTCTTGTAAATTTTTGCTCAGCAAATGAACTTATTCTTTCATCAAACCTACAAGATTGAAGATGACATTTATCCTAGGTGTGCTTTCTTATATAAGATGAGTTAAGAATGTGAAAGACTTAAAATTATACTTCCTTGACGAAGGAAGATTAGCAATACTAGAAATTCAATACAAAAAGTAAGAGGtgtttgaatgcataaacagtGGAAGGATTGAACTGTTGGGGCGAGGAGGTGGTGCAGTGATCTGTAGTTGTAAGTCTCAACCAAAAATCTTCAATCAAAGCTAAATAGGATCAAATATACAGGAGGTAGTAACCGCAGGGTATACATTATTGAATTATCAATTACCAAGATAAGTTAAAAGGTATTATTGAATTGATTGGTAATCTTGTTATTTGATGTCAGACCAATGACAAAGACGCCAATCCTAAACACCAATCATAAAACATAAAGCAGCATGCAAATGAACCTGTGAGTGGATTTAGTTTGCAATCTAATTTGGCTTTTACGGTAACattaaccaaataaaatgcagCAGTTCATCCAATAAAGAGCTAATTTCAGATGAATAAAGTAACATGTAAAGAGAAAGTTTATTACAGTTGAAGGAACACTAGATTTAGAACCGGTAGCATTTTAGTTGTGCTGTATCAAAGAGGTAGTTCAACGTCCAACACAAGTAACATGCTAAATAAATAAAGCAGTTGGCAGGATACGTAAGTTTCAATGTTGTTCCTAAAGTAACCaaaaaaaagttcataaatAGCTAGAAAGTACTTTAGACAGTTGATGCCCAATGTTGTTCTTACATGTTCAAGATGTGATCTCCTGATTGAATCACTGTTATTTTCACTTTATCTTTGACGGTTggatataatttgattaaatctTCTAGGACATAATCATGCAATTCTGCAGCAAATTCCACACCAGTTGGACCTCCTCCCACTACAACAAAATGAAGAATTGACCTTTGCTCTTGGTCAGTTATACTAGGAAGAACAGCCTTCTCAAAGCAATCAATCACAGACAGTCTAATCCTCTGAGCATCCTCAACATCCTGTGAGTCATCATAGGGCGCATTTTGAATTAGTTACAAACAGATCAACAAATAAGTGTTTGATTATGGATTTTTCCTCACCAAGAAGTTCAAAGATTCAATGAATCTCCTGATAAACCAACAGtcataaacaagaaaaaaaaaattgacccaATAAaggatgataaagaaaaaaaaaataccttcaGAAAATGACAGTTCTCCTTGACACCAGGAGTGTTAAATGTATTTACTTGTGCTCCCACTGCTACAACCAAGAAATCATAGTCCAAGGAAAATTCGCCACTTCCCACCAAGTTGTCAATATTGGACCGACAGAAAACCTTTTTGTTTGAAGAATCAATCTTGATACATTCTGCTTCCCAGAAGTttatttctccttttctctGCAATGGTAAAATGGGGGGCTTTCTTATTAATTATCAAGTCAAAATACCCTTAAGAACAAGAAATGAAAGGGAGAAAAAATCCCAGACATGACCACAAGGTGATACTGACATCAACAATACACATAACTAAGTGAAGCATCGAACAATCTTGTTTTATAAGATAAGCCTCAAAGAACACTAGATTTATCATTATATTACATGCTCATGTGAATTGCTGTCTAAAAAACCACCAATTATTCTTAGAGCTCGGTTAAAATTGACTCCACCTTTTTAATGATGTTTCGGACTGGCTCTACAATGCTCCGTGCTTCAACTGTCCCACAAGTGACACTAGGTAATAAGGGAGTAAATGCAAAGTAATTACGAGGCGAAACAACCTGAACATCATATAATGATGCATCCAGATCCTTAAGGAAACTGGTAGCAGCCCATCCTGTTCCAAGAACCACTACTTTCTTTTTGGAGGGCTCATTAGCTTGAAGACTAGGACGTTCAGCTCCTGTTTGTGATTCCGAGTATGCAACCACACCACCACCACTGAAATTTCAAAGGGCATGCAAACTCAGTGAAATAGAAAACACATACGTGAGATTCAGTTGACTACTTCTGAGAGATTGCTTCTAACCAAGAGTATTTGAAGAAAGAAGGCGTAACGCTGAACAcaaatataaaggaaaaacaatATAGCTGATGAGACCTAAGGAATGAAAGAAAAGGGATACCCTTTGCTGAAGAAGAACCCCATAGAGGGATAATTCCCTCCAATGGTCTCTGTTTGTGGTTTCAtagaatacattttttttttctacatctTTAAGTTCTCTTTCTAAACTCTAAGAAGTTTACCCTGGGTCTGTGAGTATCCCAGATGACATTTTGAGGCAAGGCACCATTAGAGCCACTAGCTCAATTGCCCAAGAAGAACAATGGAAGTATAGGGATGCATTGAATGAAGTAAAATTGCTTGGATCCATTTGCAACACTAATCCAACATCAAGAAGGACACGCATTGAATGATCTTGATT comes from the Vigna radiata var. radiata cultivar VC1973A chromosome 2, Vradiata_ver6, whole genome shotgun sequence genome and includes:
- the LOC106756246 gene encoding external alternative NAD(P)H-ubiquinone oxidoreductase B1, mitochondrial isoform X3 encodes the protein MTVSSFFNRASRVLSSSNFLLLCTLSGGGVVAYSESQTGAERPSLQANEPSKKKVVVLGTGWAATSFLKDLDASLYDVQVVSPRNYFAFTPLLPSVTCGTVEARSIVEPVRNIIKKRKGEINFWEAECIKIDSSNKKVFCRSNIDNLVGSGEFSLDYDFLVVAVGAQVNTFNTPGVKENCHFLKDVEDAQRIRLSVIDCFEKAVLPSITDQEQRSILHFVVVGGGPTGVEFAAELHDYVLEDLIKLYPTVKDKVKITVIQSGDHILNMFDERISSFAEQKFTRDGIEVQTGCRVIGVDDKVITMKEKSTGEVCSVPHGLVVWSTGISTLPVIRDFMKEIGQAERHVLATNEWLRVKGCEEVYALGDCSSITQRKIMDDITAVFEAADKDKSGTLTIEEFQEVMDDIVLRYPQVEHYLKQKHLRDFSTLWKDLQGNESKEIGIEAFKLALCHADSQVKSLPATAQVAAQQGAYLARCFNHMDHAEEHPEGPRRFSGSGRHKFLPFRYFLVDNWNAFERVNYLSARDIEIL
- the LOC106756246 gene encoding external alternative NAD(P)H-ubiquinone oxidoreductase B1, mitochondrial isoform X2; translated protein: MTVSSFFNRASRVLSSSNFLLLCTLSGGGVVAYSESQTGAERPSLQANEPSKKKVVVLGTGWAATSFLKDLDASLYDVQVVSPRNYFAFTPLLPSVTCGTVEARSIVEPVRNIIKKRKGEINFWEAECIKIDSSNKKVFCRSNIDNLVGSGEFSLDYDFLVVAVGAQVNTFNTPGVKENCHFLKDVEDAQRIRLSVIDCFEKAVLPSITDQEQRSILHFVVVGGGPTGVEFAAELHDYVLEDLIKLYPTVKDKVKITVIQSGDHILNMFDERISSFAEQKFTRDGIEVQTGCRVIGVDDKVITMKEKSTGEVCSVPHGLVVWSTGISTLPVIRDFMKEIGQDDITAVFEAADKDKSGTLTIEEFQEVMDDIVLRYPQVEHYLKQKHLRDFSTLWKDLQGNESKEIGIEAFKLALCHADSQVKSLPATAQVAAQQGAYLARCFNHMDHAEEHPEGPRRFSGSGRHKFLPFRYRHLGQFAPLGGEQTAAELPGDWVSMGHSTQWLWYSVYASKQVSWRTRVLVVSDWTRRFIFGRDSSRV
- the LOC106756246 gene encoding external alternative NAD(P)H-ubiquinone oxidoreductase B1, mitochondrial isoform X1, which translates into the protein MTVSSFFNRASRVLSSSNFLLLCTLSGGGVVAYSESQTGAERPSLQANEPSKKKVVVLGTGWAATSFLKDLDASLYDVQVVSPRNYFAFTPLLPSVTCGTVEARSIVEPVRNIIKKRKGEINFWEAECIKIDSSNKKVFCRSNIDNLVGSGEFSLDYDFLVVAVGAQVNTFNTPGVKENCHFLKDVEDAQRIRLSVIDCFEKAVLPSITDQEQRSILHFVVVGGGPTGVEFAAELHDYVLEDLIKLYPTVKDKVKITVIQSGDHILNMFDERISSFAEQKFTRDGIEVQTGCRVIGVDDKVITMKEKSTGEVCSVPHGLVVWSTGISTLPVIRDFMKEIGQAERHVLATNEWLRVKGCEEVYALGDCSSITQRKIMDDITAVFEAADKDKSGTLTIEEFQEVMDDIVLRYPQVEHYLKQKHLRDFSTLWKDLQGNESKEIGIEAFKLALCHADSQVKSLPATAQVAAQQGAYLARCFNHMDHAEEHPEGPRRFSGSGRHKFLPFRYRHLGQFAPLGGEQTAAELPGDWVSMGHSTQWLWYSVYASKQVSWRTRVLVVSDWTRRFIFGRDSSRV